In Biomphalaria glabrata chromosome 11, xgBioGlab47.1, whole genome shotgun sequence, the following proteins share a genomic window:
- the LOC129921711 gene encoding methyl-accepting chemotaxis protein 3-like, with protein sequence MSDRELSNTLKELSNTLKEPSNTLKELSNTLKELSNTLKEPSNTLKELSNTLKEPSNTLKELSNTLKELSNTLKEPSNTLKELSNTLKELSNTLKEPSNTLKELSNTLKELSNTLKKLSNTLKELSNTLKEPSNTLKELSNTLKELSNTLKELSNTLKKPSNTLKELSNTLKELSNTLKEPSNTLKELSNTLKELSNTLEELSNTLKELSNTLKELSNTLKELSNTLKELSNALQELSNALKELSNTVSELSNTLKDEHS encoded by the exons ATGTCGGACAGA GAACTCAGTAATACCTTAAAGGAACTCAGCAATACCTTAAAAGAACCCAGCAATACCTTAAAGGAACTTAGCAATACCTTAAAGGAACTCAGCAATACCTTAAAAGAACCCAGCAATACCTTAAAGGAACTCAGCAATACCTTAAAAGAACCCAGCAATACCTTAAAGGAACTTAGCAATACCTTAAAGGAACTCAGCAATACCTTAAAAGAACCCAGCAATACCTTAAAGGAACTCAGTAATACCTTAAAGGAACTCAGCAATACCTTAAAAGAACCCAGCAATACCTTAAAGGAACTTAGCAATACCTTAAAGGAACTCAGCAATACCTTAAAAAAACTTAGCAATACCTTAAAGGAACTCAGCAATACCTTAAAAGAACCCAGCAATACCTTAAAGGAACTCAGTAATACCTTAAAGGAACTCAGCAATACCTTAAAGGAACTCAGCAATACCTTAAAAAAACCCAGCAATACCTTAAAGGAACTTAGCAATACCTTAAAGGAACTCAGCAATACCTTAAAAGAACCCAGCAATACCTTAAAGGAACTCAGTAATACCTTAAAGGAACTCAGCAATACCTTAGAGGAACTCAGCAATACCTTAAAGGAACTCAGCAATACCTTAAAGGAACTCAGCAATACCTTAAAAGAACTCAGCAATACCTTAAAGGAACTCAGCAATGCCTTACAGGAACTCAGCAATGCCTTAAAGGAACTTAGCAATACCGTAAGTGAACTCAGCAATACCTTAAAGGACGAGCATAGCTGA